A single genomic interval of Pyrobaculum arsenaticum DSM 13514 harbors:
- a CDS encoding replication factor C large subunit, translating to MALPWVEKYRPKSFADVVDQEEAKYVLASWICARFRAPKDFCTRWAKKKDKEILDARAVLLAGPPGVGKTTLIHALAREIGYELIELNASDVRTAERLKEVVGRGLREGSLFGYGGKIVLFDEVDGLHVKEDAGGLEAIIEIIENSKVPIVMTANNPYDPRFRPLRDISLVVNLKRLSEEEVVEVLRRICTSEGAKCEEEALRSIAKSSLGDLRAAINDLQMYLSGGRKTLTVDDIKRVGERNPQLSMFEILDRVYRARWFDEARAISFNPSFDWEQYFIWATETIPVVYKEIETMSVAYDRLSKADMFIGRIKRTQEWELLPYALELALGGVSQIKSKPRLPPFIKYGFPQRLLILAKSREARKRRDVLVEYLAQNLHVSRSYVKSEIIYVLGVLAKSDSKIVERLSKALGINAIDIKTLL from the coding sequence ATGGCCCTGCCGTGGGTTGAGAAGTATAGGCCGAAGTCGTTTGCAGATGTAGTAGACCAAGAGGAGGCTAAATACGTCTTGGCATCGTGGATCTGCGCCAGATTTAGGGCACCTAAAGACTTCTGTACCAGGTGGGCAAAGAAAAAAGACAAGGAGATTTTAGACGCGAGGGCTGTCCTCCTTGCGGGGCCGCCTGGGGTTGGCAAAACCACACTGATCCATGCCCTTGCCCGAGAGATTGGGTATGAGCTTATTGAGCTCAATGCTAGCGATGTCAGAACTGCGGAGAGACTAAAGGAGGTAGTTGGTAGAGGGCTGAGAGAGGGGTCGCTATTCGGCTATGGGGGTAAAATTGTTCTATTTGACGAAGTAGACGGGCTTCATGTAAAAGAAGATGCTGGGGGATTAGAGGCAATTATCGAGATCATAGAGAATTCAAAAGTTCCCATAGTCATGACAGCCAATAATCCCTACGACCCCAGGTTTAGGCCTCTGAGAGATATATCTCTCGTGGTCAACCTGAAGCGCCTCTCCGAGGAGGAGGTTGTGGAGGTTTTGAGGAGGATTTGCACAAGTGAGGGCGCCAAGTGTGAAGAGGAGGCGTTGAGAAGTATTGCTAAGTCGTCTCTGGGGGATTTGCGGGCGGCTATAAACGACTTGCAGATGTACCTCTCTGGCGGGAGGAAGACGTTGACTGTAGACGATATTAAGAGGGTAGGAGAGCGGAACCCGCAACTATCTATGTTTGAAATACTGGACCGCGTATATAGGGCCCGTTGGTTTGATGAAGCGCGGGCAATTTCGTTTAACCCCTCTTTTGACTGGGAGCAGTACTTCATCTGGGCTACAGAGACTATTCCCGTCGTATATAAAGAGATAGAGACTATGTCTGTTGCCTATGATAGGCTCAGCAAAGCGGATATGTTCATTGGGCGTATAAAGCGTACGCAGGAGTGGGAGCTCTTACCATATGCCCTCGAGCTTGCCCTCGGCGGGGTTTCCCAGATTAAGAGCAAACCCAGGTTGCCTCCCTTTATAAAATATGGATTTCCTCAACGGCTTCTCATACTCGCCAAGTCGAGAGAGGCTAGGAAAAGGAGAGACGTCCTCGTGGAATATCTGGCACAGAATTTGCACGTATCTAGGTCTTACGTGAAGTCCGAGATAATCTACGTATTAGGGGTGTTGGCCAAGAGCGATTCCAAAATTGTAGAAAGGTTAAGCAAGGCTCTTGGGATCAACGCCATAGATATCAAAACGCTCTTGTAA
- a CDS encoding DUF3195 domain-containing protein, which produces MNRKYIIVRTIPKKEGQVARDLCDCIYFHDSEVMCVPVAVGRVYVYTLVGALQNCLAMDYFKKLVRGFEVYDEVSHYEPSRCDDCIVVKIGEVYFVRRVGKNF; this is translated from the coding sequence GTGAATAGAAAATACATTATTGTTCGGACTATTCCGAAGAAGGAGGGACAAGTAGCTAGGGATCTATGTGATTGTATCTATTTCCATGATAGCGAGGTTATGTGCGTCCCAGTGGCTGTTGGCAGAGTTTATGTGTATACATTAGTAGGCGCTCTCCAAAACTGCTTAGCAATGGACTATTTCAAAAAGCTGGTGAGGGGGTTTGAGGTATACGACGAGGTGTCACACTACGAACCGTCTAGGTGCGATGACTGTATCGTCGTAAAGATTGGCGAAGTGTATTTCGTACGTAGGGTTGGCAAAAACTTTTAG